The following are from one region of the Candidatus Obscuribacterales bacterium genome:
- a CDS encoding electron transfer flavoprotein subunit beta/FixA family protein, giving the protein MAGPYEIFVLIKQVPDQGSKAGLNPDGTIDRAKAKRMLNPFDRYALQAALHVKRTYGGRVTAISMGPPPAVEILLEALEHGVDRGYLLSDRRLAASDTLATAYALFKTVTHVGKFDLIFCGLQTTDGDTAQVGPQLAERLSLPQVTYCEDFHLDDGRLHARRIIEGGVQFVDCVTPALITVANSYHPLAYKSFRGAWRVQQLQRNPEELGKYIRTVDLDIIQADPERCGLKGSPTIVAATEKVGELGGNCSMYEGHAPDELVGELIEKSNLKEFLVA; this is encoded by the coding sequence ATGGCTGGGCCATACGAAATCTTTGTCCTTATAAAACAAGTACCGGATCAGGGTTCAAAAGCCGGTCTTAATCCGGACGGAACAATTGATCGAGCTAAAGCAAAACGCATGCTCAATCCATTTGACCGCTATGCATTGCAGGCCGCCTTACATGTTAAGCGCACATACGGTGGGCGCGTAACGGCCATATCTATGGGACCACCACCGGCCGTGGAAATCCTTTTAGAAGCCCTTGAACATGGCGTCGACCGGGGCTATTTGCTTTCCGACAGACGCTTGGCTGCTTCCGACACCTTAGCCACGGCTTACGCGCTTTTCAAAACAGTGACGCATGTCGGCAAGTTTGACCTTATTTTCTGCGGACTGCAAACAACAGACGGCGACACTGCCCAAGTCGGCCCGCAACTTGCAGAACGACTCTCCTTGCCGCAAGTTACTTACTGCGAAGACTTCCACTTAGATGATGGTCGTTTGCATGCCAGACGAATAATTGAAGGCGGCGTGCAATTTGTCGACTGTGTTACACCGGCATTAATTACTGTCGCCAACTCCTACCACCCGCTTGCCTATAAGTCATTTAGAGGGGCTTGGCGCGTTCAGCAACTGCAACGCAACCCGGAAGAATTAGGCAAATACATCCGCACTGTCGATCTGGACATAATTCAAGCAGACCCGGAACGCTGTGGTCTTAAGGGTTCACCGACAATTGTTGCCGCGACAGAAAAGGTCGGCGAATTGGGTGGCAATTGCTCCATGTACGAAGGGCACGCACCAGATGAGCTGGTCGGCGAGCTTATTGAAAAAAGCAATCTTAAGGAGTTCTTGGTGGCATGA
- a CDS encoding electron transfer flavoprotein subunit alpha/FixB family protein: MSESVNLAPPSDGEVLVIAEQILGELQPVTLELLGAGRYLADKLGGKLSTVIIGHNLGDIPQKLIEYGADTVYVADDPELQDYRTLSYRRVVCDLLETFKLPPHIVLLGSTTTGRDLAPRIAANFETGLTADCTELDIGPYEHKSKVDPSKVGLYEGCLYAIRPSFGESLKARILGPWKNPQMATTRPGQMTPLAPDANRIGKIVNIPVKLQKEDLRLVVAETVREVSKGVRLAEADVIVAGGYGLGSKEGFELMHELAKCFENSAVGASRKVVDLGWIPYEHQVGQTGKTVRPKVYIACGISGAIQHRVGMSKSGTIIAINKDPDAPIFKFAHHGIVGDVYQIVPELIRQFKEKLTTKGEKTVVHTH, translated from the coding sequence ATGAGCGAGTCAGTTAATTTAGCTCCACCATCAGATGGAGAAGTGTTAGTCATTGCCGAGCAAATTCTCGGTGAATTGCAGCCTGTCACTTTGGAATTGCTTGGTGCCGGTCGCTACTTAGCAGACAAATTGGGCGGCAAATTGTCCACGGTTATTATTGGTCACAATCTAGGCGATATTCCCCAAAAGCTCATTGAATACGGCGCAGATACAGTCTATGTAGCAGACGATCCGGAATTGCAAGATTACAGAACACTTTCCTACAGACGCGTTGTTTGTGATTTGCTGGAGACTTTTAAATTACCACCGCATATTGTCCTTTTAGGCTCAACTACTACAGGACGCGACTTGGCTCCCCGTATTGCCGCCAACTTCGAGACAGGGCTAACAGCTGACTGCACTGAATTAGATATCGGTCCTTACGAGCACAAAAGCAAAGTTGACCCAAGCAAAGTCGGTTTATATGAAGGCTGTCTCTATGCCATTCGTCCAAGTTTTGGCGAAAGCTTGAAGGCACGTATTTTAGGACCGTGGAAAAACCCGCAGATGGCTACAACGCGTCCTGGTCAAATGACACCACTTGCACCAGACGCTAATCGCATAGGCAAGATCGTAAACATTCCAGTTAAACTGCAAAAAGAAGACTTGCGTTTAGTTGTGGCAGAAACAGTGCGCGAAGTATCCAAAGGCGTGCGCCTGGCAGAAGCTGACGTAATTGTCGCGGGTGGTTATGGTTTAGGTTCAAAAGAAGGTTTTGAGCTTATGCATGAGCTGGCTAAATGCTTTGAAAATTCAGCAGTCGGCGCTTCACGTAAAGTAGTTGACTTAGGCTGGATACCCTATGAGCATCAAGTAGGACAAACAGGCAAAACCGTGCGTCCCAAAGTCTACATAGCTTGCGGTATATCAGGAGCCATTCAGCACAGAGTCGGCATGTCCAAATCGGGCACGATAATTGCCATCAACAAAGACCCTGATGCGCCAATTTTCAAGTTTGCTCATCACGGCATAGTCGGTGATGTTTACCAAATCGTTCCTGAACTGATAAGACAGTTCAAGGAGAAATTAACTACCAAGGGAGAAAAGACCGTTGTCCACACGCATTGA
- a CDS encoding electron transfer flavoprotein-ubiquinone oxidoreductase has translation MSTRIEYDVLLVGGSPSNLTLAYHLLDLAKASGKELSICILEKGKEFGSHVMSGAVSNPHVLQKIWPNYKEIGFPIEATCTESNFSVLGTNKKWDMPSFAYPKSLDKTGYLVLTLSYVTGWMAMQVQEKAKEVPNVTVDLFTGFAAHKVVFEDGRVAGVAVTENPKSEEDYVYGKFTTFGDKGFISRDVIDHYKLRDCPQIWSVGVKEVWQCNESYEGKVWHTLGWPLLDGTFGGGFVYGMKDNKITIGMVISLDSHDPNMNPQQKLQEYKKHPWIQSMIKGGKLLKYGAALLPEGGYYSLPKKFAVPGALLLGDALGVLDVKHLAGIDRSMECGYVAAEVLHDALVKGDLSEEALAAYQQRLTDSFVIKESYNDRYFRWAFMENPRLLSDYVPTIAKSIDNSSPFMGMLQIGLKNPFRAIGDGIKSLSLIEGMKDIGPIKYKPDYQHIIPDYVTPKYDEPPYDKATIYSRPDAVFYASTKYHEGNQHIDEFNADVCVKCIGKYEGLGKTTPCVADCTAEVHRIDIIADVRRHGMSLENCVHCRTCEIVCPEVNLRVKPTEQGSGPDFMGL, from the coding sequence TTGTCCACACGCATTGAGTATGATGTCCTCCTCGTTGGCGGATCGCCTTCCAATTTGACCCTTGCCTATCATCTTCTGGACTTAGCCAAAGCAAGCGGCAAAGAACTTTCCATTTGTATTTTGGAAAAGGGCAAGGAATTCGGCAGCCATGTAATGAGTGGAGCTGTGTCCAATCCCCACGTTTTGCAAAAGATTTGGCCAAACTATAAAGAAATCGGCTTCCCAATTGAAGCTACTTGCACAGAGAGCAATTTCTCAGTGCTCGGCACAAACAAAAAATGGGACATGCCGTCTTTTGCCTATCCAAAGTCTTTGGATAAAACAGGCTATTTAGTTTTGACCTTGAGCTATGTCACCGGCTGGATGGCCATGCAAGTGCAAGAAAAGGCTAAAGAAGTACCAAATGTCACGGTTGACTTATTCACCGGCTTTGCTGCTCACAAAGTAGTCTTTGAAGATGGACGCGTAGCAGGTGTTGCCGTTACCGAAAATCCAAAATCCGAAGAGGATTACGTCTACGGCAAATTCACCACATTTGGCGATAAGGGTTTTATTTCCCGCGATGTAATTGACCACTACAAACTGCGCGACTGTCCGCAAATCTGGTCGGTCGGCGTTAAGGAAGTCTGGCAATGCAATGAGTCATATGAAGGCAAAGTCTGGCACACGCTTGGTTGGCCGCTTTTAGACGGCACCTTTGGTGGCGGCTTTGTCTACGGCATGAAGGACAACAAAATTACTATAGGCATGGTTATCAGCCTCGATAGCCATGACCCGAATATGAACCCGCAGCAGAAATTGCAAGAGTATAAAAAGCATCCCTGGATTCAATCAATGATCAAAGGCGGCAAATTACTCAAGTATGGCGCAGCGCTTTTACCGGAAGGCGGCTATTACAGCTTGCCCAAGAAGTTTGCTGTACCAGGAGCACTATTGTTAGGTGATGCTTTAGGCGTTCTTGATGTAAAACACTTGGCCGGTATCGACCGCTCTATGGAATGCGGCTATGTAGCAGCGGAAGTCCTCCATGATGCCCTGGTCAAAGGTGATTTGAGCGAAGAAGCACTCGCTGCCTATCAGCAAAGACTAACAGACTCTTTTGTCATCAAAGAGTCGTACAACGACAGATATTTCCGTTGGGCTTTCATGGAAAACCCGAGACTCTTGTCGGACTATGTGCCGACAATTGCCAAATCAATCGACAACTCATCTCCGTTTATGGGCATGCTGCAGATTGGCTTAAAAAATCCATTCCGGGCAATTGGCGACGGCATAAAATCGCTTTCTCTAATTGAAGGCATGAAAGACATCGGCCCAATTAAATACAAGCCTGACTACCAGCACATCATTCCTGACTATGTCACACCTAAATATGATGAGCCGCCTTACGACAAGGCAACAATCTATTCGCGCCCTGATGCTGTGTTTTACGCATCAACCAAATACCACGAAGGCAATCAACATATTGATGAATTCAATGCCGACGTTTGCGTAAAGTGCATCGGGAAATACGAAGGCTTAGGAAAAACCACGCCATGCGTAGCTGATTGCACGGCAGAAGTGCACAGAATTGACATCATTGCAGACGTTCGCCGCCACGGCATGTCGCTGGAAAACTGCGTCCACTGCCGCACTTGCGAAATAGTCTGCCCCGAAGTCAACCTGCGCGTCAAACCAACAGAACAAGGCTCCGGCCCCGACTTCATGGGTCTCTAA
- a CDS encoding NUDIX hydrolase: MVTTADYDQKTTPSFKSPFQEPMCAGVIISKGKKLLFSLGDENRWREVNGVLQIPLGGIGGGQEIDESFIDCALREAAEAIGCTVSLLHSPVTYMQDELGYISEARLEELPAPLFYHRKKRKSSEPNILHICNFRARAIGQPEPKDVPGIVYVSPKCLQPFQNGIAIKDLEQVEALITLRDKISDTAQLVIDPDSHEEFIMRCYEQFAIQW; encoded by the coding sequence ATGGTAACAACAGCAGACTACGATCAAAAGACAACGCCCTCCTTTAAGTCTCCCTTTCAGGAGCCTATGTGTGCCGGCGTCATAATAAGCAAAGGCAAAAAGCTTCTCTTCAGTCTTGGTGATGAAAACCGCTGGCGCGAAGTAAATGGCGTTCTGCAAATTCCACTTGGTGGCATAGGTGGCGGTCAAGAAATAGACGAAAGCTTTATCGATTGTGCGCTGCGTGAAGCCGCAGAAGCAATTGGCTGCACGGTAAGCCTTTTACATTCACCTGTCACTTACATGCAGGACGAATTAGGCTACATAAGTGAAGCACGATTGGAAGAACTGCCGGCACCACTTTTTTATCATCGCAAGAAAAGAAAATCATCCGAGCCTAACATTTTGCATATTTGTAATTTCCGCGCGCGAGCAATAGGACAACCGGAACCCAAAGATGTGCCGGGCATAGTTTATGTAAGCCCTAAATGTCTTCAGCCTTTTCAAAACGGCATAGCTATTAAAGATTTAGAACAAGTAGAAGCTCTAATTACATTGCGCGACAAAATTTCCGACACCGCTCAATTGGTTATTGATCCGGATAGCCACGAAGAGTTCATCATGAGATGCTACGAACAATTTGCTATTCAATGGTAG
- a CDS encoding tyrosine-protein phosphatase — MIQQTLLTVTTCIAVLVLTGCQIEKVSDGLYRGPYVNKKRLVELKKLGIKTIVNVRLNPHKDSEKMAKEMGIKWAHIPSGVFIAPREKEWDQFLAIIEDPKNQPVYLTCTIGADRTGFYVALYRLAVQHWQRNEAVAELQNGFSPWWRAWYAFYYYPKELKNWELLQSSVSRSDIIPNERTAKGLFKLKPGVDLDTKRLSVDVD, encoded by the coding sequence ATGATCCAACAAACGCTACTTACTGTAACCACCTGTATAGCAGTTCTCGTCTTGACGGGCTGCCAAATAGAAAAGGTATCTGATGGTCTCTATCGAGGACCGTACGTAAACAAAAAGCGTCTTGTCGAATTGAAAAAATTAGGCATAAAAACGATCGTCAACGTGCGTCTCAATCCCCACAAAGACAGCGAAAAAATGGCTAAGGAAATGGGCATTAAGTGGGCGCATATTCCCAGTGGCGTTTTCATTGCCCCAAGAGAAAAAGAATGGGATCAGTTTTTAGCCATTATTGAAGATCCCAAAAACCAACCTGTCTACTTAACCTGCACAATTGGTGCAGACAGGACAGGTTTTTATGTTGCTCTATATCGACTTGCAGTACAGCACTGGCAGCGTAATGAAGCAGTTGCTGAATTGCAAAACGGATTTAGCCCGTGGTGGCGAGCTTGGTACGCATTCTATTACTATCCAAAAGAATTAAAGAATTGGGAATTGCTGCAATCTTCAGTAAGCCGGTCCGATATCATCCCAAACGAACGCACAGCTAAAGGCCTCTTTAAATTAAAACCTGGTGTAGATCTTGATACAAAGAGGCTCAGCGTCGACGTTGATTGA